In Halobaculum sp. XH14, a single genomic region encodes these proteins:
- a CDS encoding HVO_2901 family zinc finger protein, with product MQQLISRSTGRDLLRCRRCGTEFPEGRATTDGWHYACPTDGCDATGIGDGLKRLD from the coding sequence ATGCAGCAACTCATCTCCCGGAGTACCGGCCGGGATCTCCTCCGGTGTCGCCGGTGTGGCACGGAGTTTCCGGAGGGACGCGCGACGACGGACGGCTGGCACTACGCCTGCCCCACGGACGGCTGTGACGCGACCGGGATCGGCGACGGGCTGAAGCGACTCGACTGA
- a CDS encoding cold-shock protein, translating into MANGKVDFFNDTGGYGFISTEDADDDVFFHMEDVGGEDLTEGTEIEFDIEQAPKGPRATNVVRN; encoded by the coding sequence ATGGCGAACGGAAAAGTTGATTTCTTCAACGACACAGGCGGCTACGGTTTCATTTCCACCGAGGATGCTGACGACGACGTGTTCTTCCACATGGAGGATGTCGGCGGCGAGGATCTGACGGAGGGTACCGAGATCGAGTTCGACATCGAACAGGCCCCGAAGGGCCCCCGCGCGACGAACGTCGTCCGCAACTAA